Proteins encoded in a region of the Streptomyces sp. NBC_00513 genome:
- a CDS encoding cytochrome P450 — MATGTHPAARPPRVPRARRPPPELDPAHVDRWRREGGELIELLAVARELLGGVVTVRLGSRPTVLVTEARAVQHVLVQHADRYVKRSHRARLLIGDGALSATGEAWKRQRRVLQSQFTGAGMRRHEQRIVEAARTAARRWAEYGHSGHTLDVGEEMRRFALDTTWRSLTGHPLDEDTERELTRVATVVTALPALPAEALDAREAVAADLARIDLVVRHAVEAARGRVAGPTGPGLLHVLFDASKASAEHSGHTDRLVHDELVTLLVAGHETTATTLTWLHLLLDRHPEARERVLAAGEEGSPERREAIRALVSETLRLYPSAWILPRRSIAHDTPAGYAIEAGTDVLVCPYLAHRDAALWPDPERFDPRRFTDPGGRPTHPGSYLPFGLGPRACLGLQFALLESTVLLEHLLPGHTVTFRSAPKRAAYSVTVRPDGPTPAVLTAAEAA, encoded by the coding sequence GTGGCCACCGGAACCCACCCCGCCGCCCGCCCGCCGCGTGTCCCCCGGGCCCGCCGGCCGCCCCCCGAGTTGGACCCCGCCCATGTGGACCGGTGGCGCCGCGAGGGGGGCGAGCTGATCGAGTTGCTGGCCGTGGCGCGCGAGCTGCTCGGCGGTGTGGTGACCGTCCGTCTCGGATCGAGGCCCACGGTCCTGGTGACGGAGGCCCGGGCGGTCCAGCACGTGCTCGTCCAGCACGCGGACCGGTACGTCAAGCGCTCGCACCGCGCCCGGCTGTTGATCGGGGACGGCGCGCTCTCGGCCACCGGTGAGGCGTGGAAGCGGCAACGGCGCGTGCTCCAGTCCCAGTTCACCGGTGCGGGGATGCGCCGCCACGAACAGCGGATCGTCGAGGCCGCCCGGACGGCCGCCCGGCGCTGGGCCGAGTACGGTCACAGCGGGCACACGCTCGACGTCGGCGAGGAGATGCGCCGGTTCGCTCTGGACACCACCTGGCGTTCCCTCACCGGCCACCCCCTCGACGAGGACACCGAGCGCGAACTGACCCGCGTCGCAACGGTCGTGACCGCCCTGCCGGCCCTGCCCGCCGAGGCGCTCGACGCGCGGGAGGCGGTCGCGGCCGACCTCGCCAGGATCGACCTCGTCGTCCGGCACGCCGTCGAGGCGGCCCGGGGCCGAGTCGCCGGCCCGACCGGGCCCGGGCTGCTCCACGTCCTGTTCGACGCGTCCAAGGCGTCCGCCGAACACTCCGGGCACACCGACCGGCTCGTCCACGACGAACTGGTGACGCTGCTGGTCGCCGGACACGAGACCACCGCGACCACGTTGACCTGGCTCCACCTGCTCCTCGACCGCCACCCCGAGGCCCGTGAACGGGTCCTGGCCGCCGGCGAGGAAGGGTCCCCGGAACGACGCGAGGCCATCAGGGCGCTGGTCAGCGAGACCCTCCGGCTCTACCCGTCCGCCTGGATCCTGCCCCGCCGCAGCATCGCGCACGACACGCCGGCCGGGTACGCCATCGAAGCGGGGACCGACGTGCTGGTCTGCCCCTACCTCGCGCACCGCGACGCCGCCCTGTGGCCGGACCCCGAGCGTTTCGACCCGCGCCGGTTCACGGACCCGGGCGGGCGACCCACCCATCCGGGCTCCTACCTGCCGTTCGGCCTCGGGCCGCGGGCCTGCCTGGGGCTGCAGTTCGCCCTCCTGGAGTCCACGGTCCTGCTCGAACACCTGCTGCCCGGCCACACCGTGACCTTCCGCTCCGCTCCGAAGCGGGCCGCGTACAGCGTCACGGTCCGCCCGGACGGGCCGACGCCGGCCGTGCTCACCGCCGCCGAAGCCGCGTAG
- a CDS encoding SDR family NAD(P)-dependent oxidoreductase, with protein sequence MDTASRGVLVTGASRGIGRAIATAFAERGDRVAVHCSTRESEAREVLGTLPGHGHVLVSGDLTDPVRVEGIVSEAVEALGAVDVLVNNAAVMIPHPLATTPYAQWQEAWRRTAAVNLFGAADISYCVARRMIDEGRGGRIVNVGSRGAFRGEPDHPAYAATKAALHALGQSLAVSLAPHGIAVASVAPGFVATERVADRLNSPEGERIAAQSPFGRVAEPREIASAVLYLASPEATWSSGTILDVNGASYLRT encoded by the coding sequence ATGGACACGGCGAGTCGAGGCGTACTGGTCACCGGCGCCTCCAGGGGCATCGGCCGCGCCATCGCCACCGCGTTCGCCGAGCGCGGCGACCGCGTCGCGGTGCACTGCTCCACCAGGGAGTCCGAGGCGCGTGAGGTCCTCGGGACACTGCCCGGACACGGCCACGTACTGGTGTCCGGCGATCTCACCGATCCCGTACGCGTCGAGGGAATCGTCTCGGAGGCCGTCGAGGCACTCGGGGCGGTGGACGTCCTGGTGAACAACGCCGCCGTGATGATCCCCCACCCCCTGGCCACCACCCCGTACGCGCAGTGGCAGGAGGCCTGGCGGCGGACGGCCGCCGTCAACCTGTTCGGCGCCGCCGACATCAGCTACTGCGTCGCCCGCCGGATGATCGACGAGGGTCGCGGGGGCCGCATCGTGAACGTCGGCTCGCGCGGCGCCTTCCGGGGCGAACCCGACCACCCCGCCTACGCGGCGACCAAAGCGGCTCTGCACGCCCTCGGCCAGTCCCTGGCCGTCTCCCTCGCACCCCACGGCATCGCCGTCGCCTCCGTGGCGCCCGGCTTCGTCGCCACCGAACGGGTCGCCGACCGGCTGAACTCCCCGGAAGGCGAACGGATCGCCGCGCAGAGCCCGTTCGGCCGCGTCGCCGAACCGCGCGAGATCGCCTCGGCCGTCCTCTACCTCGCCTCGCCCGAGGCGACCTGGTCCTCCGGCACGATCCTGGACGTCAACGGGGCCTCGTACCTCCGTACGTGA
- a CDS encoding ribonuclease H — translation MSDRIIAACDGAAKGNPGPAAWAWVIADAEGRPERWESGPLGRATNNVGELTALQRLLEAVAPGAVVEVRMDSQYAMKAVTQWLPAWKRNGWKTAAGKPVANRELVESIDALLADRDVEFRYVPAHREDGDHLNAIADQAASDAAVSQQAAGTALGDASMPVPAPVRSAPARSSAARSTASRASAPRGAAGGKAAPARGGRSIKAKFPGTCPCGKPYAAGEMIAKLGTRWGHPDCASPVPEPAGA, via the coding sequence ATGTCTGATCGCATCATTGCCGCCTGCGACGGGGCGGCCAAGGGGAATCCCGGGCCCGCCGCATGGGCCTGGGTCATCGCCGACGCCGAGGGGCGCCCCGAGCGCTGGGAGTCCGGTCCACTGGGCCGGGCCACGAACAACGTGGGCGAACTCACCGCCCTTCAGCGCCTGTTGGAGGCCGTCGCCCCCGGCGCGGTCGTCGAGGTGCGCATGGACTCGCAGTACGCGATGAAGGCCGTGACCCAATGGCTCCCCGCGTGGAAGCGCAACGGTTGGAAGACCGCGGCGGGCAAGCCCGTGGCCAACAGGGAACTCGTCGAGAGCATCGACGCGCTGCTGGCGGACCGGGACGTGGAGTTCCGTTACGTGCCCGCCCACCGTGAGGACGGCGACCACCTGAACGCCATCGCCGACCAGGCGGCCAGTGACGCGGCCGTCAGCCAGCAGGCCGCGGGCACCGCCCTGGGCGACGCGTCCATGCCGGTTCCCGCGCCCGTGCGCAGCGCGCCGGCCCGGAGCTCGGCCGCGCGCTCCACCGCGAGCCGCGCCTCCGCGCCCCGGGGTGCGGCCGGCGGCAAGGCGGCGCCCGCCCGAGGCGGCCGATCCATCAAGGCCAAGTTCCCCGGCACCTGCCCCTGCGGCAAGCCGTACGCGGCCGGCGAGATGATCGCGAAGCTCGGGACGCGCTGGGGACACCCGGACTGCGCGAGCCCGGTTCCGGAGCCCGCCGGCGCGTGA
- a CDS encoding SpoIIE family protein phosphatase, which translates to MPTDPPGGDGGERGPEPLRSEPGSLLEHVSVAVFGIDDEGLIRYWGPGARNLFGHEAAEVLTGPAAALFPESEPGAAARLVERARTLGYWRVRLPVRHRDGTVFDCGFRVFPVAGAEDDSVIMGLASRSDELDRVKTNLSFLDALFETCPIGLVMLDEELRYVHLNQALADMDGIPVAEHLGRHMADVMITSDDGEYRRMLRGVARDGRPVVGTLVGLRTSGHPDRDQVRSVSFFPLSGAGDTRRGVGGLLIDVTDRERAILEATSARRRLALLDRAAGHIGTTLDVEVTARELVEVVVPDFCDGSVVELVEWMDENEDFDPELPLFTRRIASGTVLDAPAVELVSGLREVTYPPGSGIHQMLSSGRPICVRVDEDFVSRTVVHRQRARLLMESGLVRILIAPLIARGTVQGLAMFGRSAARPDFAEQDLGLAGELASRAALCLDNARLYSRVQDIALTLQRSLLPTAPAAGPHVDIAHRYLPGGRGTEVGGDWYDAGTLPDDRVALVVGDVMGHGVPAAAAMGRLRITAKALSRHTRDPRALLEELDACAQDVGIEWATCAYLLYDARTGRAVIANAGHPPPLVRHPDGTIETLAEGLGVPLGVGGVPFASIEVELPEGATVALYTDGLIEARGRDIDTGLDALREELRGPMGSLEEAADRILSNLLPDNATDDTVLVLARVRRAR; encoded by the coding sequence ATGCCGACGGACCCGCCTGGGGGAGATGGGGGCGAGCGGGGTCCCGAGCCGCTCCGATCCGAGCCGGGATCGCTCCTGGAGCACGTCTCGGTCGCGGTCTTCGGCATCGACGACGAGGGCCTGATCCGGTACTGGGGCCCCGGCGCCCGGAACCTGTTCGGCCACGAGGCCGCGGAGGTGCTCACCGGGCCCGCGGCCGCCCTCTTCCCGGAGTCGGAGCCGGGCGCGGCCGCGCGCCTCGTCGAGCGGGCCCGGACCCTCGGATACTGGCGCGTACGGCTGCCCGTCCGCCACCGGGACGGCACCGTCTTCGACTGCGGCTTCCGGGTCTTCCCCGTGGCCGGCGCCGAGGACGACTCCGTGATCATGGGCCTCGCGAGCAGGAGCGACGAACTCGACCGGGTGAAGACCAACCTGTCCTTCCTCGACGCGCTCTTCGAGACCTGCCCGATCGGCCTGGTCATGCTCGACGAGGAGCTGCGCTACGTCCACCTCAACCAGGCACTGGCCGACATGGACGGCATCCCCGTCGCCGAGCACCTGGGGCGGCACATGGCCGACGTCATGATCACCTCGGACGACGGCGAGTACCGGCGGATGCTGCGCGGGGTCGCCCGGGACGGTCGCCCGGTGGTCGGCACGCTGGTGGGACTGCGCACCAGCGGACACCCCGACCGCGACCAGGTGCGTTCGGTGAGCTTCTTTCCGCTGAGCGGCGCCGGGGACACCCGGCGCGGGGTGGGAGGGCTGCTCATCGACGTCACGGACCGGGAGCGGGCCATCCTGGAGGCGACGTCGGCCCGCCGCAGGCTGGCGCTGTTGGACCGGGCGGCGGGACACATCGGCACCACCCTGGACGTCGAGGTCACCGCGCGGGAACTGGTCGAGGTCGTGGTGCCGGACTTCTGCGACGGATCCGTCGTGGAACTCGTGGAGTGGATGGACGAGAACGAGGATTTCGATCCGGAGCTTCCGTTGTTCACCCGCAGGATCGCCTCGGGCACCGTCCTGGACGCGCCCGCCGTCGAGCTGGTGAGCGGCCTGCGCGAGGTGACCTACCCGCCGGGCTCCGGCATCCACCAGATGTTGAGCTCGGGCCGGCCGATCTGCGTCCGGGTGGACGAGGACTTCGTCTCGCGGACCGTCGTGCACCGACAGCGGGCCCGGCTGCTCATGGAAAGCGGCCTGGTCCGCATCCTCATCGCCCCGCTCATCGCACGCGGCACGGTGCAGGGCCTCGCCATGTTCGGGCGCTCGGCGGCCCGCCCCGACTTCGCCGAACAGGACCTCGGGCTCGCCGGGGAACTGGCCTCGCGCGCCGCCCTCTGCCTGGACAACGCCCGCCTCTACAGCCGGGTCCAGGACATCGCCCTCACCCTCCAACGCTCCCTGCTGCCCACCGCCCCGGCGGCCGGACCCCACGTCGACATCGCCCACCGCTACCTGCCCGGCGGCCGGGGCACCGAGGTCGGCGGCGACTGGTACGACGCCGGAACCCTGCCCGACGACCGGGTGGCCCTCGTCGTCGGCGACGTGATGGGTCACGGGGTGCCCGCCGCGGCGGCCATGGGCCGGTTGCGGATCACCGCGAAGGCCCTCTCCCGGCACACCCGCGACCCCCGGGCACTGCTGGAGGAACTCGACGCCTGCGCCCAGGACGTCGGCATCGAATGGGCGACCTGCGCGTACCTCCTGTACGACGCCCGCACGGGGCGCGCCGTGATCGCGAACGCGGGCCACCCGCCGCCCCTGGTACGGCACCCCGACGGGACGATCGAGACCCTCGCGGAGGGCCTGGGGGTGCCGCTCGGGGTGGGCGGCGTACCGTTCGCGTCGATCGAGGTCGAACTCCCCG
- a CDS encoding DUF6234 family protein, translating into MTTSTEPAPDRTDVGRPGSGCAAFGLVLLELLALCGVALVWLGESFRLDTSRDEPDVRLDGYLGALALVFLVALVVALVAGWRGARAVVWSQLVMMTLLLAVIVAGGAAQRHEDERDHPAPGFTGMVGCRSGGDDSECAHTGR; encoded by the coding sequence ATGACGACATCGACGGAACCCGCCCCCGACCGCACGGACGTGGGGCGGCCGGGGTCCGGGTGCGCGGCCTTCGGCCTCGTCCTCCTGGAACTCCTGGCCCTGTGCGGGGTGGCGCTCGTCTGGCTCGGGGAGTCCTTCCGGCTGGACACGTCGCGGGACGAGCCGGACGTACGCCTCGACGGATACCTCGGCGCGCTCGCCTTGGTGTTCCTCGTCGCCCTGGTCGTCGCGCTCGTGGCGGGATGGCGCGGGGCGCGGGCGGTGGTGTGGAGCCAACTCGTCATGATGACCCTGTTGCTCGCCGTGATCGTCGCGGGAGGCGCGGCCCAGCGGCACGAGGACGAGCGTGATCACCCGGCCCCGGGGTTCACCGGCATGGTCGGCTGCCGCAGCGGCGGGGACGACAGCGAGTGCGCGCACACCGGCCGATGA